One genomic window of Arachis hypogaea cultivar Tifrunner chromosome 8, arahy.Tifrunner.gnm2.J5K5, whole genome shotgun sequence includes the following:
- the LOC112706352 gene encoding U-box domain-containing protein 52-like isoform X2, translated as MSNTKTTFVAVVRNDLVTVYEPDEDDVANVFGNLRGLCNRKAVQVKEAVIHESDVVRGIVEFASKNFIHTIVVGAPANKGALSRILRGHQTDVPTALLKSAPDFSYVYVISKWKIVSVRSATRAIQHTLAPPRTPPRLWQSPPSTPTPSRQPQSKSQPVMHHYPHSEPDMGGTRGISFRDKPMSAGNSPLMGNIFEDTPPHLRHFSMDDCREISMDHNQTTNFSFSSEFSSTSISSSTRDIDAEIRRLKQELQQTIDLYSTACKQAISAKKEAEMMRHLKMEGERRVEAIRMSQEAALAIAEREKARATAAWEMAEDAKKRAELEAQRRRDAELKAAKEAEEKEMALTALAHTDMRCRRYTMEEIEAATEKFNPSRKIGEGGYGSVYKGDLENTPVAIKVLNPEAAQGRKQFQQEVEVLSCIRHPNMVLLLGACPESGCLVYEYMDNGTLEDRLFRKDNSPPMPWRLRFNIAADIATALLFLHQAKPEPIVHRDLKPANILLDRNYVTKIADIGLARLVPQSVVDNVTQYYMTSAAGTFCYIDPEYQQTGILTPKSDVYSLGVVLLQIITAKPAMGLSHHVSRAIAKEKFEDMLDPMVFDWPVEKALEFANLALACCELRKKDRPNLATVVLPELNRLREFGR; from the exons ATGTCAAACACAAAGACAACATTTGTAGCCGTAG TTCGTAACGATCTCGTTACTGTTTATGAACCCGATGAAGACGATGTAGCCAATGTGTTCGGCAACTTACGTGGACTTTGTAATCGAAAAGCT GTGCAAGTAAAAGAAGCCGTAATCCATGAAAGCGATGTTGTGAGAGGAATTGTGGAATTTGCAAGCAAGAATTTCATACACACTATTGTGGTTGGTGCACCAGCCAACAAGGGTGCTTTGTCAag AATATTGAGAGGGCACCAAACTGATGTGCCAACAGCATTGCTTAAATCAGCTCCAGATTTCAGTTATGTATACGTGATTTCCAAATGGAAAATTGTGTCGGTTCGATCTGCAACACGTGCCATCCAACATACCCTTGCCCCACCCAGAACTCCACCGCGGCTATGGCAATCACCACCCTCTACTCCTACTCCTTCCAGACAACCGCAATCAAAATCACAACCTGTTATGCACCACTATCCACATAGTGAACCAGACATGGGAGGAACAAG AGGAATCTCGTTCCGTGATAAGCCAATGAGTGCAGGAAATTCTCCATTAATGGGTAATATCTTTGAAGACACACCTCCTCATCTAAGACATTTCTCAATGGATGACTGTAGAGAAATATCAATGGATCACAACCAAACTACTAACTTCAGCTTCTCATCAGAATTCTCATCAACCTCAATCTCTTCTTCTACT AGAGATATTGATGCAGAAATTAGAAGATTGAAGCAGGAACTGCAGCAAACTATAGACTTGTACAGCACAGCTTGCAAACAAGCCATCTCAGCCAAGAAAGAG GCTGAAATGATGCGGCATTTGAAAATGGAAGGGGAGAGAAGAGTTGAGGCGATTAGGATGTCTCAAGAGGCAGCTCTTGCCATTGCAGAAAGGGAGAAGGCAAGGGCCACGGCAGCCTGGGAGATGGCGGAGGATGCGAAGAAGAGGGCTGAACTGGAAGCACAGAGAAGAAGGGATGCAGAGTTGAAGGCGGCAAAAGAGGCagaggagaaggagatggcactAACTGCTTTGGCTCACACCGATATGCGATGCAGGAGATACACCATGGAGGAGATTGAAGCAGCTACAGAGAAGTTCAACCCTTCAAGAAAAATTGGAGAAGGTGGATATGGTTCTGTCTATAAAGGTGATCTTGAAAATACCCCTGTTGCAATTAAGGTCTTAAATCCTGAAGCTGCTCAAGGAAGGAAACAGTTCCAACAAGAG GTTGAGGTACTAAGCTGCATTAGACATCCTAATATGGTTCTGCTCCTTGGTGCTTGTCCTGAATCTGGTTGCTTGGTGTATGAATACATGGACAATGGTACCTTAGAAGATAGATTGTTCCGGAAAGATAATTCACCACCTATGCCATGGAGGCTGCGGTTTAATATAGCTGCTGACATTGCAACTGCTCTCCTTTTCTTACACCAGGCGAAGCCAGAGCCGATTGTTCATCGTGATCTCAAACCAGCTAACATTCTTTTGGACAGGAATTATGTCACCAAAATTGCAGACATCGGTCTGGCAAGATTGGTTCCTCAATCTGTAGTGGACAATGTCACACAATATTACATGACCTCGGCTGCTGGAACATTCTGTTACATTGATCCTGAGTACCAACAAACTGGAATTTTGACCCCAAAATCAGATGTATATTCTTTGGGAGTAGTACTATTGCAAATAATCACAGCCAAACCTGCTATGGGACTTTCTCACCATGTTAGTAgggcaattgcaaaggaaaaatTTGAAGATATGCTTGATCCTATGGTGTTTGATTGGCCAGTTGAGAAGGCTCTAGAATTTGCCAACTTAGCATTGGCCTGTTGTGAGCTCAGAAAGAAGGACAGGCCGAATCTCGCAACCGTTGTGTTGCCGGAACTTAATCGGTTAAGAGAATTTGGAAGATAG
- the LOC112706352 gene encoding U-box domain-containing protein 52-like isoform X1 encodes MSSTFYDGKTPLAPNTTLVAVDKDKNSSYAFRWAVNHLDNPLVLAVHVKHKDNICSLRNDLVTVYEPDEDDVANVFGNLRGLCNRKAVQVKEAVIHESDVVRGIVEFASKNFIHTIVVGAPANKGALSRILRGHQTDVPTALLKSAPDFSYVYVISKWKIVSVRSATRAIQHTLAPPRTPPRLWQSPPSTPTPSRQPQSKSQPVMHHYPHSEPDMGGTRGISFRDKPMSAGNSPLMGNIFEDTPPHLRHFSMDDCREISMDHNQTTNFSFSSEFSSTSISSSTRDIDAEIRRLKQELQQTIDLYSTACKQAISAKKEAEMMRHLKMEGERRVEAIRMSQEAALAIAEREKARATAAWEMAEDAKKRAELEAQRRRDAELKAAKEAEEKEMALTALAHTDMRCRRYTMEEIEAATEKFNPSRKIGEGGYGSVYKGDLENTPVAIKVLNPEAAQGRKQFQQEVEVLSCIRHPNMVLLLGACPESGCLVYEYMDNGTLEDRLFRKDNSPPMPWRLRFNIAADIATALLFLHQAKPEPIVHRDLKPANILLDRNYVTKIADIGLARLVPQSVVDNVTQYYMTSAAGTFCYIDPEYQQTGILTPKSDVYSLGVVLLQIITAKPAMGLSHHVSRAIAKEKFEDMLDPMVFDWPVEKALEFANLALACCELRKKDRPNLATVVLPELNRLREFGR; translated from the exons ATGTCTTCCACGTTCTATGATGGTAAAACACCCTTAGCACCAAACACGACGTTGGTGGCCGTGGACAAAGATAAGAACAGTTCCTACGCATTTCGTTGGGCGGTTAATCATCTCGACAACCCTCTCGTCCTTGCCGTCCATGTCAAACACAAAGACAACATTTGTAGCC TTCGTAACGATCTCGTTACTGTTTATGAACCCGATGAAGACGATGTAGCCAATGTGTTCGGCAACTTACGTGGACTTTGTAATCGAAAAGCT GTGCAAGTAAAAGAAGCCGTAATCCATGAAAGCGATGTTGTGAGAGGAATTGTGGAATTTGCAAGCAAGAATTTCATACACACTATTGTGGTTGGTGCACCAGCCAACAAGGGTGCTTTGTCAag AATATTGAGAGGGCACCAAACTGATGTGCCAACAGCATTGCTTAAATCAGCTCCAGATTTCAGTTATGTATACGTGATTTCCAAATGGAAAATTGTGTCGGTTCGATCTGCAACACGTGCCATCCAACATACCCTTGCCCCACCCAGAACTCCACCGCGGCTATGGCAATCACCACCCTCTACTCCTACTCCTTCCAGACAACCGCAATCAAAATCACAACCTGTTATGCACCACTATCCACATAGTGAACCAGACATGGGAGGAACAAG AGGAATCTCGTTCCGTGATAAGCCAATGAGTGCAGGAAATTCTCCATTAATGGGTAATATCTTTGAAGACACACCTCCTCATCTAAGACATTTCTCAATGGATGACTGTAGAGAAATATCAATGGATCACAACCAAACTACTAACTTCAGCTTCTCATCAGAATTCTCATCAACCTCAATCTCTTCTTCTACT AGAGATATTGATGCAGAAATTAGAAGATTGAAGCAGGAACTGCAGCAAACTATAGACTTGTACAGCACAGCTTGCAAACAAGCCATCTCAGCCAAGAAAGAG GCTGAAATGATGCGGCATTTGAAAATGGAAGGGGAGAGAAGAGTTGAGGCGATTAGGATGTCTCAAGAGGCAGCTCTTGCCATTGCAGAAAGGGAGAAGGCAAGGGCCACGGCAGCCTGGGAGATGGCGGAGGATGCGAAGAAGAGGGCTGAACTGGAAGCACAGAGAAGAAGGGATGCAGAGTTGAAGGCGGCAAAAGAGGCagaggagaaggagatggcactAACTGCTTTGGCTCACACCGATATGCGATGCAGGAGATACACCATGGAGGAGATTGAAGCAGCTACAGAGAAGTTCAACCCTTCAAGAAAAATTGGAGAAGGTGGATATGGTTCTGTCTATAAAGGTGATCTTGAAAATACCCCTGTTGCAATTAAGGTCTTAAATCCTGAAGCTGCTCAAGGAAGGAAACAGTTCCAACAAGAG GTTGAGGTACTAAGCTGCATTAGACATCCTAATATGGTTCTGCTCCTTGGTGCTTGTCCTGAATCTGGTTGCTTGGTGTATGAATACATGGACAATGGTACCTTAGAAGATAGATTGTTCCGGAAAGATAATTCACCACCTATGCCATGGAGGCTGCGGTTTAATATAGCTGCTGACATTGCAACTGCTCTCCTTTTCTTACACCAGGCGAAGCCAGAGCCGATTGTTCATCGTGATCTCAAACCAGCTAACATTCTTTTGGACAGGAATTATGTCACCAAAATTGCAGACATCGGTCTGGCAAGATTGGTTCCTCAATCTGTAGTGGACAATGTCACACAATATTACATGACCTCGGCTGCTGGAACATTCTGTTACATTGATCCTGAGTACCAACAAACTGGAATTTTGACCCCAAAATCAGATGTATATTCTTTGGGAGTAGTACTATTGCAAATAATCACAGCCAAACCTGCTATGGGACTTTCTCACCATGTTAGTAgggcaattgcaaaggaaaaatTTGAAGATATGCTTGATCCTATGGTGTTTGATTGGCCAGTTGAGAAGGCTCTAGAATTTGCCAACTTAGCATTGGCCTGTTGTGAGCTCAGAAAGAAGGACAGGCCGAATCTCGCAACCGTTGTGTTGCCGGAACTTAATCGGTTAAGAGAATTTGGAAGATAG